CAGCTCCAAACCCTTGCGTGGCGGGCGCTGCCAGCTATCGAAAGCAAAGTGGTCGGGCAGGCTCTCGACGCTTGCGAGGGTGAGGCCACGCTCGCGCAGCATGGCAAAGAAGGCCTCGGGCGCGGCCACTGCCGCCAGCGCATGCAGGGGCTGGCCGCGCAGGCTGGACAAGGGCCGCTGCTCGCCCACGGCATTGACCGCGCAGGGGGCCAGCGCGCGCCGCAGCGTGAATACCGGGGCGCTGCCGGCCGGCGCGGGGGGAGCGCCGTGGCACAGCAGCGCATCCACCGGCCGCGGCCAGGGTTCGCGTAGCGGGCCGGCGGGCAGCAGCCAGCCATTGCCCACGCCGCTCTCGCTGAAGATGCACAGGTCCAGCGTGCGCGCCAGCGCCAGGTGCTGCAGGCCGTCGTCGCAGACCAGGATGTCGCAGTCCGGGTGCGCGGCCAGCAGCGCGCGCCCCGCATCGGCGCGCCGCGCGGCCACGAAGACCGGCACGGCGGTGCGCCGCGCCAGCAGCAGCGGCTCATCGCCGACGTCGGCGGGCGCGCTGGCGGGCAGTACCTCGCGGCAGTCGCGCGTGCGCCGCCCATGGCCGCGCGAGACGATGCCCGGGCGCCAGCCCCTGGCCTGCAGGTGGCGCACCAGCGCAATCACCACCGGCGTCTTGCCCGCGCCGCCCGCCACCACGTTGCCCACCACGATGACCGGCACGCCGAGCGTGCTGCGCCGCAGCCAGCCGCGCCCATAAAGGGCGCGGCGCAGCGCCACCAGCGCGCGGTACGGCAGGGACAGCGGCCAGAGCAGCCGCGCCAGCGCGCCCTTGTGCTGCCAGGCGCGGCGCAGACACTGGCGCACGCGCTCAGCGCCCTTGCGCCGCGGACGACTGGGTGGCGAAGGTCACCTGCGCCAGGCCCACGCGGCGAGCCGCTTCCATCACGGTGATGACCGCCTGGTGCGGCGCCATGGCGTCGGCGCTGATGATCAGCACGCTGTCGCCGCCGGCGGGCGCGGCGGCCTGCAGCGCCTGCGCCAGCTCGCCCACGCCGCGGCCCTCCAGAGGGCTCTTGTTCACCGCGTAGCGTCCGTCGGCGGCCACCGCCACCGTCAGCTCGCGCGGGCGCTCGCGCATCTGCTGGGTGTCGGCCACCGGCAGGGTCAGCTGCAGCTCGGTGAAACGGCTGTAGGTGGTGGTGAGTATCAGGAAGATCAGGATCACCAGCAGCACGTCGATGAAGGGAATCAGGTCGATGCGCGGTTCCTCGCGCGCGCTGCCAGCCCGGAAATTCATTGCCGGCTCCGCTTACAGCTGGCGCTTGCCAATCTGGCCGAGGTGGCGCACGAACTGCTCGGCCGCCAGCTCCAGCTGCAGGGTGTAGGCGTCCACGCGGCTGCGGAAGTACTTCCAGAAGAACAGCGCCGGAATCGCGATGATCAGGCCGAAGGCCGTGTTGTACAGCGCCATGGAAATACCGTGCGCCAACTGCGCCGGGTTGCCGCCGCCGGCCACGTGCCCGACGGCGCCGCTCCCTGCCTGCGCGCCGAAGATCTCGATCATCCCGACCACCGTGCCCAGCAGGCCCAGCAGCGGCGCGGCCGAGGCGATGGTGCCCAGCGCGTTGAGGTATTTTTCCAGCCGGTGCACCACCGAACGGCCCTGGTCCTGCATGGCAGCGCGCAGCTCTCCTTCGGAGCTGCGCGGGTCGCCCGCCAGCCGGCGGATGCCGCTGGCCAGCACCTCGCCGAGCGCGCTGTTCTGTTCCAGCTGCTTGACCACGTCGGGCGCGGGCAGGCTGCGGCTGGTGACGGCAATGGCTTCATCCAGCAGCCGAGGTGGCGCCACGCGCCTGGTCTGCAGCGAAATGAAGCGCTCGATGATGAGCGCCAGGGCCACGATGGAGCAGGCGATGAGCGGCCAGATCGGCCAACCCGAGGCTTGTATGATCGTCAGCAATGCTCACTCCGCGCGTTTGGATGTCAGCCGGCGATTATGACGCAGGCCCCTTGGCCGTCCGGCGCGCGCACCGCAGCGCCGCCAGCACCCGGCGGTCATCCACCGTTGCTGTGGATAACTTTGTGGGCAAATACCGGAACAAGGGCCGCAAGCGCGCATCGGCAGGCGCTTTGACCACATTGCACAAAAAATGTGCAATGAAAAAACCTTTGGAATCAACCACTTGCATGAATGTCCATGGCCCCGGTGCTACAACTTGCGAATTGGCGCGCCGGCCGCGCCTGACGGCGCCGCTGTGGATGGTTTGCGCCCGCGGACCGCGCGCAAAGCCTTGTCCCGCTTATGTTTGAGCCTTCCGAGCAAGCTGCGGCGCCGCTGATCTGGGAAGTTGGCGCGCTGTGCCGCGCGGTGGCGCAGGCCTTGCAGGCGCGCTTCAACCCGGTGCTGGTGCGCGGCGAACTCGCGGGCTTTTCGCGCGCGGCCAGCGGGCATTGCTATTTCACGCTCAAGGACGCCAGCGGCCAGCTGCGCTGCGCCATGTTTCGCCGCGCCGCGAGCCAGCTCGACTTCGTGCCGCGCGATGGCCAGCTGGTGCAGGCCCAGGCGAGCCTGAACGTCTACGAGGGACGCGGCGACCTGCAGCTCGTCGTGCAGCAGCTGCAGCCGGTGGGGCAGGGCGCGCTGTTCGAGCAGTTCCTGCGCCTGAAGGCCAGGCTGCAGTCCCAGGGCCTGTTCGATGCGGCGCGCAAACGGGCGCTGGTGCGCATGCCGCGCGCCATAGGCCTGGTGACCTCGCCCGGCGCAGCGGCGCTGCACGACGTGGCCAGCACCCTGGCACGGCGCGCGCCGCATCTGCCGGTGGTGTTCGCGCCGGCCCAGGTGCAGGGCGAGGGGGCGGCGGCCAGCCTGTGCACGGCACTATCGAATTTGTATCTACTGGCGCAGGCCAGCCAAGGGAAAGCGGCCGAAAACACCAGCAACTGCCCACCGCTTGACGCGATCTTGCTGGTGCGCGGCGGGGGCTCCATGGAAGATCTCTGGGCCTTCAACGACGAACAGCTCGCGCACACCATCGTGCAAAGCCCGGTGCCGCTGGTCTGCGGCGTCGGCCACGAGACCGATTTCACGATCGCCGACTTCTGCGCCGATCTGCGCGCGCCCACGCCCACCGCCGCGGCAGAGCTGGTGGCGCCGGTGCGCAGCGAAGAGCTGGCGGCGCTGGCGCTGGCCGAGGAGCGGCTGCGCGGCGCCGTGCTGGGCCGGCTGGACGGCCAGCACCAGCGCCTGGACGGGGCGGTCGCGCGGCTCGGGCGCCCCTCGGGCTTCGTCGCGGCGGCGGGCCTGCAGCTGGGCCAGTGGAGCCAGCAGCTGCGCCATGCGCTGCAGCTCAGGCTCGGGCTCTCGGCGCAGGCCCTGCAAGGGCGCGAGCAGGACTTTGCCCGCAGCCTGCGGCGCCACCTGCAGTCGCGGCAGGAGGGCCTGCAAGGGCTGCAAACGCGCCTCACCCTGCTGGACCCGCAACTGGTGCTGGCGCGCGGCTATGCGCTGCTGAGCGACGAGCACGGCCAGGTGGTGGTGCGCGCCAGCCAGGTGCGCACCGGCCAGGCGCTGCACGCCGCGCTGGCCGAGGGCGCGCTGGAACTCACGGTGCAGCCGCCGCGCCTGTTCTGAGCGCGGCGCCCCCGGCCCGGGCGCGCACCGGCGCAAACGGGTGCAAGTTCCTACAATGGCCTTGTTGTGCCGCGCGCCAGCGCGGCCGATGCACCCGTCAATCGAAGGAAAGGAACACACCATGCACCACGAACTGCCCAAGCTGCCTTACGCCCTGGACGCCCTGGCTCCGCACATCAGCAAGGAGACCATGGAATACCACTATGGCAAGCACCACAGCGCCTACGTGAACAACCTCAACAAGCTGCAAGAGGGCACCGAGTTCGAGAACATGACGCTCGAGGAGATCATCAAGAAGTCGAGCGGCGGCATCTTCAACAACGCCGCGCAGGTCTGGAACCACACCTTCTTCTGGCACTGCATGAAGCCCAGCGGCGGCGGCGAGCCGCACGGCGCCCTGGCCAAGGCGATCGACGCCAAGTGGGGCAGCTGCGCGGCCTTCCGCGAAGCTTTCCTCAAGAGCGCCGGCGGCAACTTCGGCTCGGGCTGGACCTGGCTGGTGAAGAAGCCCGACGCCAGCGTGGACATCGTCAACACCAGCAATGCCGGCACGCCGCTGACCACGGCCGACAAGCCGCTGCTCACGGTGGACGTGTGGGAGCACGCCTACTACATCGACTACCGCAACGCCCGCCCGAAATTCGTCGAAACGGTGCTCGATCACCTGATCAACTGGGATTTTGCTGAAAGCAATTTCGCCTGAACACGCTGCAGCGCCGGGCTGGACCCGGCGCCGCCCCCTGAAGGTCCCCGGCCCATGGCCCGGGACCTTTTTTCTTGCCTTTTGTCCAGCTTGGGCGGGCGGATTTCGCCTAGTGAAAGGCGACTCCGATATCATGAAACGTTGGCACCGATCCCATGTCCCACCGCGGGCCGCCCGCCCCTTGTCCTTTGGAGAATTTGAACGATGAGCACACAAGAGACATCCATCATCTATACGCTGACGGACGAAGCGCCGCGCCTTGCGACCGCTTCCTTCCTGCCCATCGTGCAGGCTTTTGCCCGCTCGGCCGACATCCGCATGCAAAGCAGCGACATCTCGCTGGCCGCCCGCATCCTCGCCCAGTTCAACGACAGCCTGCCCGAAGGGCAGCGCGTGCCCGATACGCTGGCCGAACTCGGCAAGAAGACGCTGCAGCCCGACGCCAACATCATCAAGCTGCCCAACATCAGCGCCACCGTCGCGCAGCTGAAGGCGGCGATCAAGGAACTGCAGGGCAAGGGCTACAAGATTCCGGACTTCCCGGAAAAGCCCGCCACCGACGAAGAGAAGGCCATCCGCGCGCGCTACGACAGGTGCACCGGCAGCGCCGTCAACCCGGTGCTGCGCCAGGGCAATTCCGACCGCCGCGCTCCCAAGGCCGTGAAGGAATACGCGCGCAAGCACCCGCACAAGATGGGCGAATGGTCGGCCGCCTCGCGCACCCACGTCTCGCACATGAAGCGCGGCGACTTCTACAACGACGAACTCTCGATGACCGTGCACGGTGCGCGCGAAGTGCGCATGGAGCTCATCACCAAGGCCGGCAAGGCCATCGTGCTCAAGCCCAAGGTCGCGCTCAACGACCGCGACGTGATCGACTCCATGTTCTTCAGCAAGAAGGCATTGCTGGAGTTCTACGAAGAGCAGATCGAAGACGCGCGCAAGACCGGCGTGCTGTTCTCGCTGCACGTCAAGGCGACGATGCTCAAGATCTCGCACCCCATCGTCTTCGGCCACTGCGTGCGCGTGTTCTACAAGGAGGCCTTCGCCAAACACGCCAAGGTGCTCGAAGAGCTGGGCGTGAACGTGAACAACGGCATGGTGGACCTCTACAACAAGATCGCCAAGCTGCCCAAGAGCGTGCAGGATGAAATCCGCGCCGACCTGCACGCCTGCCACGCCAACGGCCCCGAGCTCGCCATGGTCGATTCGGACAAGGGCATCACCAACTTCCATTCGCCCAACGACGTGATCGTCGATGCCTCCATGCCCGCCATGATCCGAAACGGCGGCAAGATGTACGGCGCGGACGGGCGCCTGAAGGAAGTCAAGGCCGTCATGCCTGAATCCACCTTCGCGCGCATCTACCAGGAGATGATCAACTTCTGCAAATGGCATGGCGCGTTCGACCCGACCACCATGGGCACCGTGCCCAACGTCGGCCTGATGGCCCAGGGCGCCGAGGAATACGGCTCGAACGACAAGACCTTCGAGATCGCCGAAGACGGCACCGTCAACATCACCGACAACGCCAGCGGCGAGGTGCTGCTGTCCCAGCAGGTGGAGCAGGGCGACATCTGGCGCATGTGCCGCACCACCGACGCGGCGATCCGCGACTGGGTCAAGCTCGCCGTCACGCGCGCGCGCAACTCCAACACGCCCGTGGTGTTCTGGCTCGACCCCTACCGCCCGCACGAGAACCAGCTCATCACCAAGGTCAAGATGTACCTGCACGAGCACGACACCACCGGCCTGCAGGTCGAAATCATGAGCCAGGTGCGCGCCATGCGCTATACGCTGGAGCGCGTGATCCGCGGTCTGGACACCATCAGCGCCACCGGCAACATCCTGCGCGACTACCTCACCGACCTCTTTCCCATCATGGAGCTGGGCACCAGCGCCAAGATGCTCTCCATCGTGCCCATGCTGGCCGGCGGCGGCATGTACGAGACCGGCGCGGGCGGCTCCGCGCCCAAGCATGTGGAGCAGCTGGTCGAAGAAAACCACCTGCGCTGGGATTCACTGGGTGAATTCCTCGCGCTGGCCGTGAGCCTGGAAGAGCTGGGCATCAAGAACCAGAACCAGACCGCCGTGGTGCTGGCCAAGGCGCTGGACGCCGCTACCGGCAAGCTGCTGGAGAACAACAAGAGCCCGAGCCGGCGCACCGGCGAGCTGGACAACCGCGGCAGCCACTTCTATCTGGCGCTGTACTGGGCGCAGGAACTGGCCGCGCAAAAGGACGACGCGGCGCTGGCGGCCAAGTTCGCACCGCTGGCCAGCCAGCTCGCGGAGAACGAGGCCAGGATCGTCGCCGAACTCAACGCGGTACAGGGCAAGTCGGTCGATATCGGCGGCTACTACCTGCCCGATGTGGCCAAGCTGGACGCGGTGATGCGCCCGAGCGCCACGCTCAACGAAGCGCTCGCCGCGCTCAAGTAAAATGGCCCTCTCGGGCGGTGCAGCGCCGCTGCTGCGCCGCCCGGGGACGCAAGAGCCGGCGGGCAGGGCGCCGTGCCAGCCTTGACCAGTCAGCGCTGGCCGGCAGGCAGGCGCGAAGGCCCGGGCTTTGCGCACGGCGCTTGCCCCGCCGGGCAGACGGTCTCGGCTCTGCGCGCCAAGCCGGCACCCGGGCCTCGCTGGCACCGCGCTTTGTCCCCATTCCGATAGCGGCCAAACAAAACCCTGAGGGCGTCCCCGCCGCTAAAGGTGCATATGATATGCATATTTAACGCTCTCTTCCTCTTGCGAGTGACATGCTTGAATCAGCCGACAACGCAGGCACCCCCGTGGCCACCGAAGACAAACCGCAGGACGCGGCGCTCACGCAGGCCTTGCAGCGCAGCTACCAGTACGGCTTTGTCACCGACATCGAGTCCGACTCCCTGCCGCCCGGCCTGAACGAAGACACTATCCGCGCGATTTCGCGCAAGAAGAAGGAGCCCGCCTTCCTGCTGAACTGGCGCCTTGCCGCCTACGAGCGCTGGCTCAAGATGGAAGCGCCCACCTGGCCCTACCTGAAGATGTCGGAAATCGACTACCAGGCCATCAGCTACTACAACGCGCCCAAGTCCGCCAAGGACAAACCCAAGAGCCTGGACGAGGTGGACCCCAAGCTGCTGGAGACCTACGAAAAGCTCGGCGTGCCGCTGCACGAGCGCGCGGCGCTCGCCGGCGTGGCGGTCGATGCGGTGTTCGACTCGGTTTCGGTGGGCACCACTTTCCGCAAGCAGCTTGCCGACGTGGGCGTGATCTTCTGCTCGTTTTCCTACGCGGTGGAGCACCATCCCGAGCTGATCGAGAAATACCTCGGCACCGTGGTGCCGCCGGGCGACAACTACTTCGCGGCGCTCAATTCAGCGGTGTTTTCCGACGGCTCCTTCGTCTACATCCCCAAGGGCGTGCACTGCCCGATGGAGCTGTCCTCGTACTTCCGCATCAACGCGGCCAATTCCGGCCAGTTCGAGCGCACGCTGATCATCGCGGAAGAAGGCAGCGACGTGAGCTACCTCGAAGGCTGCACCGCCCCCCAACGCGACGAAAACCAGCTGCACGCGGCGGTGGTCGAGCTGATCGCGCACGACGACGCCTTCATCAAGTATTCGACGGTGCAGAACTGGTATCCCGGCGACGAAAACGGCGTGGGCGGCATCTACAACCTGGTGACCAAGCGCGGCATGGCGGCGGGCAAACGCTCGCGCATCGCCTGGACGCAGATCGAAACCGGCTCGGCCGTCACCTGGAAGTACCCCAGCGTGATCCTGCGCGGCGACGAATCGAGCGGCGAGTTCTATTCGATCGCCGTCTCCAACCACTACCAGCAGGCCGACACCGGCACCAAGATGGTGCACCTAGGCAAGAACACCAAGAGCCGCATCGTCTCCAAGGGCATCAGCGCGGGCAATGCGCAAAACAGCTACCGCGGGCTGGTGCGCATCAACCCCGGCGCCGAGGGCGCGCGCAACCACACCCAGTGCGATTCGCTGCTGATCGGCACCGAATGCGGCGCGCACACCTTTCCCTACATCGACACCGCCCGGCCCGACGCCGTGGTGGAGCACGAGGCCACCACCACGCGCATTTCCGAAGAGCGCCTGTTCTACTGCCAGCAGCGCGGCATAGACCCCGAAGAGGCCACCGCGCTCATCGTCGGCGGCTTCTGCCAGGCGGTGCTCGAAGAGCTGCCCATGGAGTTCGCGCTGGAAGCCAAGGCCCTGCTGGCCGTGTCGCTGGAAGGCTCGGTGGGCTGAGCGCCGGCCGGCCCCGTTTTGAATCGCTGTCTCAGGAAAGATCGAAGATGAGTTCCAATTCCGCCCTCCTGCAACTGCGCGAGCTGCGCGTGGACATCGGCGAGCGCACCGTGCTGCAGTCCGTCACGCTCGATGTGCAGCCCGGCGAACTGCTGGTGCTGATGGGCGCCAACGGCAGCGGCAAGAGCACGCTGGGTCTGGCGCTGGCGGGGCATCCGCAATACCAGGTGGTCTCGGGCCAGGCGCTGCTGGGCGACCAAGACCTGCTGGCCATGCAGGCGCATGAGCGCGCGCGCGCCGGCCTGTTCGTCTCTTTCCAGGCCCCGCCGGACGTGCCCGGCGTGAAGAACAACCTCTTCATCCGCACGGCCATCAACGCGGTGCGCCAGGCGCGCGGCGAAGAGCCGCAGGATGCCTTCGACTTCCTCTCGGGTGCCAAGGCTGCGGCCAAAGATCTGGGCCTGCCCGCCACCATGCTCAGCCGCCCGGTGAACGAAGGCTTTTCCGGCGGCGAGAGAAAACGCAACGAGCTGCTGCAGCTGTCGCTGATGCAGCCCAAGCTGGCCGTGCTCGACGAGATCGATTCGGGCATGGACGTCGACGGCGTGCGCGCAGTGGTCAAGCTGGTGGAGCGCATGCGCGCCGAAGGCACGGCCTTCATCATCATTTCGCACTATCTGCAGATGATTGAATCGCTCAAGCCCGACGCGGTACTGCGCCTGGACCAGGGCACGATCGCCGAGCGCGGCGACATGGAGCTGGCGCGCAGCATTGCGCGCAGCGGCTTCAAGCAGCATGCGGCCAGCATGGCGGCCACGGCGGAGGCCTGAAGATGGAGCAGGTGAGCGTCTTGCGGCAAAGCGCCCGCGAAAAGGCCCAGGCTCTGGTGTGGCCCGGGCGGCGCAGCGAACACTTTCGCGCCCTGCTGCCGCCGCCGCTGGAGCGCTGGCTGGCGCCCGCGGCCGCTGAAGCCGAAACCGCCCGGCACGGCTGGCAACTGCAGGAGCAGGGCATCGACGGCGTCGGCGCACGCTTTCTCGATGCACTCAAACCCGCCGAGCGCGCCGCGCTCTTCGAAGGCCTGCCCACGCCCGACGAGGACCGCGCCGCGCCCTTTGCCTGGGCCCACCGCGCGCTGTGCACCGGCGGCCTGCGCCTGAGCGTGGCCGCAGGCGCAGCGCCCACGGTGCTGCACCTG
This portion of the Comamonas flocculans genome encodes:
- the lpxK gene encoding tetraacyldisaccharide 4'-kinase; translated protein: MRQCLRRAWQHKGALARLLWPLSLPYRALVALRRALYGRGWLRRSTLGVPVIVVGNVVAGGAGKTPVVIALVRHLQARGWRPGIVSRGHGRRTRDCREVLPASAPADVGDEPLLLARRTAVPVFVAARRADAGRALLAAHPDCDILVCDDGLQHLALARTLDLCIFSESGVGNGWLLPAGPLREPWPRPVDALLCHGAPPAPAGSAPVFTLRRALAPCAVNAVGEQRPLSSLRGQPLHALAAVAAPEAFFAMLRERGLTLASVESLPDHFAFDSWQRPPRKGLELICTEKDAVKLWHLHPEAWAVPLQVELEPRFLDWLDARLAPLSSPQAGGSHGPETA
- a CDS encoding ExbD/TolR family protein is translated as MNFRAGSAREEPRIDLIPFIDVLLVILIFLILTTTYSRFTELQLTLPVADTQQMRERPRELTVAVAADGRYAVNKSPLEGRGVGELAQALQAAAPAGGDSVLIISADAMAPHQAVITVMEAARRVGLAQVTFATQSSAAQGR
- a CDS encoding MotA/TolQ/ExbB proton channel family protein, translating into MLTIIQASGWPIWPLIACSIVALALIIERFISLQTRRVAPPRLLDEAIAVTSRSLPAPDVVKQLEQNSALGEVLASGIRRLAGDPRSSEGELRAAMQDQGRSVVHRLEKYLNALGTIASAAPLLGLLGTVVGMIEIFGAQAGSGAVGHVAGGGNPAQLAHGISMALYNTAFGLIIAIPALFFWKYFRSRVDAYTLQLELAAEQFVRHLGQIGKRQL
- the xseA gene encoding exodeoxyribonuclease VII large subunit; translation: MFEPSEQAAAPLIWEVGALCRAVAQALQARFNPVLVRGELAGFSRAASGHCYFTLKDASGQLRCAMFRRAASQLDFVPRDGQLVQAQASLNVYEGRGDLQLVVQQLQPVGQGALFEQFLRLKARLQSQGLFDAARKRALVRMPRAIGLVTSPGAAALHDVASTLARRAPHLPVVFAPAQVQGEGAAASLCTALSNLYLLAQASQGKAAENTSNCPPLDAILLVRGGGSMEDLWAFNDEQLAHTIVQSPVPLVCGVGHETDFTIADFCADLRAPTPTAAAELVAPVRSEELAALALAEERLRGAVLGRLDGQHQRLDGAVARLGRPSGFVAAAGLQLGQWSQQLRHALQLRLGLSAQALQGREQDFARSLRRHLQSRQEGLQGLQTRLTLLDPQLVLARGYALLSDEHGQVVVRASQVRTGQALHAALAEGALELTVQPPRLF
- a CDS encoding superoxide dismutase, encoding MHHELPKLPYALDALAPHISKETMEYHYGKHHSAYVNNLNKLQEGTEFENMTLEEIIKKSSGGIFNNAAQVWNHTFFWHCMKPSGGGEPHGALAKAIDAKWGSCAAFREAFLKSAGGNFGSGWTWLVKKPDASVDIVNTSNAGTPLTTADKPLLTVDVWEHAYYIDYRNARPKFVETVLDHLINWDFAESNFA
- a CDS encoding NADP-dependent isocitrate dehydrogenase; this translates as MSTQETSIIYTLTDEAPRLATASFLPIVQAFARSADIRMQSSDISLAARILAQFNDSLPEGQRVPDTLAELGKKTLQPDANIIKLPNISATVAQLKAAIKELQGKGYKIPDFPEKPATDEEKAIRARYDRCTGSAVNPVLRQGNSDRRAPKAVKEYARKHPHKMGEWSAASRTHVSHMKRGDFYNDELSMTVHGAREVRMELITKAGKAIVLKPKVALNDRDVIDSMFFSKKALLEFYEEQIEDARKTGVLFSLHVKATMLKISHPIVFGHCVRVFYKEAFAKHAKVLEELGVNVNNGMVDLYNKIAKLPKSVQDEIRADLHACHANGPELAMVDSDKGITNFHSPNDVIVDASMPAMIRNGGKMYGADGRLKEVKAVMPESTFARIYQEMINFCKWHGAFDPTTMGTVPNVGLMAQGAEEYGSNDKTFEIAEDGTVNITDNASGEVLLSQQVEQGDIWRMCRTTDAAIRDWVKLAVTRARNSNTPVVFWLDPYRPHENQLITKVKMYLHEHDTTGLQVEIMSQVRAMRYTLERVIRGLDTISATGNILRDYLTDLFPIMELGTSAKMLSIVPMLAGGGMYETGAGGSAPKHVEQLVEENHLRWDSLGEFLALAVSLEELGIKNQNQTAVVLAKALDAATGKLLENNKSPSRRTGELDNRGSHFYLALYWAQELAAQKDDAALAAKFAPLASQLAENEARIVAELNAVQGKSVDIGGYYLPDVAKLDAVMRPSATLNEALAALK
- the sufB gene encoding Fe-S cluster assembly protein SufB, translated to MLESADNAGTPVATEDKPQDAALTQALQRSYQYGFVTDIESDSLPPGLNEDTIRAISRKKKEPAFLLNWRLAAYERWLKMEAPTWPYLKMSEIDYQAISYYNAPKSAKDKPKSLDEVDPKLLETYEKLGVPLHERAALAGVAVDAVFDSVSVGTTFRKQLADVGVIFCSFSYAVEHHPELIEKYLGTVVPPGDNYFAALNSAVFSDGSFVYIPKGVHCPMELSSYFRINAANSGQFERTLIIAEEGSDVSYLEGCTAPQRDENQLHAAVVELIAHDDAFIKYSTVQNWYPGDENGVGGIYNLVTKRGMAAGKRSRIAWTQIETGSAVTWKYPSVILRGDESSGEFYSIAVSNHYQQADTGTKMVHLGKNTKSRIVSKGISAGNAQNSYRGLVRINPGAEGARNHTQCDSLLIGTECGAHTFPYIDTARPDAVVEHEATTTRISEERLFYCQQRGIDPEEATALIVGGFCQAVLEELPMEFALEAKALLAVSLEGSVG
- the sufC gene encoding Fe-S cluster assembly ATPase SufC, with the protein product MSSNSALLQLRELRVDIGERTVLQSVTLDVQPGELLVLMGANGSGKSTLGLALAGHPQYQVVSGQALLGDQDLLAMQAHERARAGLFVSFQAPPDVPGVKNNLFIRTAINAVRQARGEEPQDAFDFLSGAKAAAKDLGLPATMLSRPVNEGFSGGERKRNELLQLSLMQPKLAVLDEIDSGMDVDGVRAVVKLVERMRAEGTAFIIISHYLQMIESLKPDAVLRLDQGTIAERGDMELARSIARSGFKQHAASMAATAEA